In Dolichospermum flos-aquae CCAP 1403/13F, the following proteins share a genomic window:
- a CDS encoding four-helix bundle copper-binding protein, giving the protein MMMMMTKSMTNEMQICVNACMECHKMCLETMTYCMTKGGKYMDITMMTMLRDCAEMCMMCTNMMMAGSEFSDRTCMLCAEMCDRCAITCEKMSDDSKMMECAAACRRCAESCKSMQMMPV; this is encoded by the coding sequence ATGATGATGATGATGACTAAATCTATGACTAATGAAATGCAAATATGCGTGAACGCTTGCATGGAATGTCATAAAATGTGCCTAGAAACCATGACTTACTGTATGACTAAAGGTGGTAAGTACATGGATATAACCATGATGACAATGCTGCGAGATTGTGCAGAAATGTGCATGATGTGTACAAATATGATGATGGCTGGTTCTGAGTTCAGCGATCGCACTTGTATGTTATGTGCGGAAATGTGCGATCGCTGTGCAATAACCTGCGAAAAAATGAGCGATGATAGCAAGATGATGGAATGTGCTGCTGCTTGCCGTAGATGTGCAGAATCGTGCAAATCCATGCAAATGATGCCTGTTTAA
- a CDS encoding LLM class flavin-dependent oxidoreductase — MGKQQKQLRLGAFLPGAGQHVAAWRHPQARSNGALNFEHYKQIAQTAERGKFDAFFLADGLALQQRRGAEGRTAFGGDFEPVTLFSALSAVTEKIGFIATASTTYEDPYILARKFASLDHISGGRAGWNVVTTGSSETAGNFGLENHPIHADRYIRAHEFIDVVKGLWDSWEDDAFVRDQETAFYYDPNKIHELNHKGRFFSVRGPLNIARPPQGYPVIVQAGSSEDGKELAGRTAEVIFTAQQTLEDAQAFYADVKGRLAKYGRTPDQLKVMPGVFPVVGITEAEAKAKYQELQDLIHPQVGLALLQGLIGTDLSSYPLDEPLPDLPETNDNKSRQALLIDIARKHNFTIRELYQWIAGARGHWTIIGTPVQIADQLESWFVNDAADGFNIMPPYLPGGLDDFVDLVIPELQRRGLFRTEYEGTTLRENLGLSRPVNQYQKVLAAV, encoded by the coding sequence ATGGGCAAACAACAAAAACAACTAAGACTAGGTGCATTTTTACCCGGAGCAGGTCAGCACGTTGCAGCTTGGCGACATCCCCAAGCACGGAGTAATGGCGCTCTCAATTTTGAGCATTATAAGCAGATAGCCCAGACAGCCGAGCGCGGTAAATTCGACGCATTTTTTCTCGCCGACGGTTTAGCCTTACAACAACGGCGTGGTGCGGAAGGACGCACAGCCTTTGGTGGTGACTTTGAACCTGTCACCCTCTTCTCAGCCTTGTCTGCGGTGACAGAAAAGATTGGTTTTATTGCCACTGCCTCTACTACTTATGAAGATCCGTATATTCTCGCACGCAAATTTGCTTCCTTAGATCATATTTCTGGAGGAAGAGCAGGCTGGAATGTAGTCACAACTGGTAGTAGTGAAACAGCCGGTAATTTCGGTTTGGAAAACCATCCTATTCACGCAGATCGCTATATTCGCGCCCATGAATTTATTGATGTAGTCAAAGGTTTGTGGGATAGTTGGGAAGACGACGCTTTTGTTCGTGATCAGGAAACAGCTTTTTACTACGACCCTAATAAAATACATGAACTGAACCATAAAGGCAGATTCTTCTCCGTGCGCGGACCATTGAATATTGCCCGTCCGCCCCAAGGTTATCCTGTAATTGTCCAAGCAGGTTCTTCTGAAGATGGAAAAGAACTGGCTGGTAGAACCGCCGAAGTTATATTTACTGCTCAACAAACTCTAGAAGATGCTCAAGCCTTCTATGCAGATGTTAAAGGTAGATTAGCAAAATATGGACGCACACCAGACCAACTCAAAGTTATGCCCGGTGTCTTTCCCGTAGTTGGTATCACAGAGGCAGAAGCAAAAGCCAAGTATCAAGAACTGCAAGATTTAATTCATCCCCAGGTTGGTTTGGCTTTATTACAGGGACTTATAGGCACGGATCTTTCCTCTTATCCCCTTGATGAACCACTGCCAGATTTACCAGAAACCAATGATAACAAAAGCCGCCAAGCATTATTAATTGATATTGCTCGTAAACACAATTTTACCATTCGTGAACTTTATCAATGGATTGCGGGAGCGCGTGGTCATTGGACAATTATCGGTACACCAGTACAAATTGCAGATCAACTGGAAAGCTGGTTTGTCAATGATGCTGCTGACGGCTTCAACATTATGCCTCCTTATCTTCCTGGTGGACTAGATGATTTTGTTGATTTAGTAATTCCTGAATTACAACGGCGGGGATTGTTCCGCACTGAGTATGAAGGAACAACTCTGCGTGAAAATCTGGGTTTATCTCGTCCAGTTAATCAATATCAAAAGGTATTAGCAGCAGTTTAA
- a CDS encoding PLP-dependent transferase yields MGGVESLLCYPAKMTHGSLPEPERLKRGIKDNLVRLSVGIEHYLDLQADLENSLS; encoded by the coding sequence TTGGGAGGTGTTGAATCACTTCTTTGCTATCCTGCCAAAATGACTCATGGTTCACTTCCAGAACCAGAAAGACTTAAACGGGGTATTAAGGATAATTTGGTCAGGTTGTCAGTCGGAATTGAGCATTATCTAGATTTGCAAGCTGATTTAGAAAATTCTCTATCTTGA